The Nitrospirota bacterium genome includes the window ACTCGTGGACCAGGATATTGCGAAAGCCCTTCATATCCTTGAGCGTTGCGGCAAGCCCCTCAGAGATCACGTCCTTCCGCGCAAGCGCGTTGAACAAGTCGGCCTCCTCCGAGCTGTAGCCCAAACGAAGCCCCATCACCAGAAGGTGACAGACATCGATCGTCGCCTCCACTGAGATCTGCAACAGGCGCTCGCACGCGCGCTTCTTCTCCGGACGCAGGAACTCCTCGAAGCTCCCGGGGGCGATCGCACGGAGTTCACGCACGTACCGTTCGAGCTCATCGAGTTTTCCCAAAATCCGGCCGCGGTCAACCACGCGCGACCTCGTCCAAGTAGCGCTGGTAGTACGGCCGAAAGTCCTCCCACGCTTGCGCCGTGCGAAATGCCAGCTCGTAAAGGCGGTCTTCGTCCCGCACGAAGAGGAACTTCGCTTCCTTGAGCACACGGTGACGAATGTAGAGCGGGAGTTGCTGGAACACCTGCACGTCGGCGTCGCTCAGCCCCAAATACTCCAGTTTTTTTTCCGACAGCGCTAGGGGCTCATACCGAGCCGGCTCGAGCATCAGGCACACGTCGATGTCCGAGTCGGGCCGTGCGTCGCCGCGGGCGTGGCTGCCGTACAACGCCACCGCGAGGACGTTGGCGTCGTCACGGGCGTGCGCCACGATGCAATCGAGTACCCTCGCGACTTTGGTTGGGAACTCCGCCATCCAGTGGCCGATCACCCTGCGTGCTGGATCAAGAGCTTCGCGAACGCACGGAGATCACCTAAGCGCTTCTCGACAATCGCGCGCACGATATCGAGATTGAGACTGCCGTAGTCGTGCACCGCAACATTGCGGAAGCCCACCATGGCCCGCATTTTGTCGCCAAGCTGCGGTTCGAGCAGCCCCGCCTTTTGCATCAAGGAAAACGCCTCCCGGCTCTCTTGCGGGAGCCCGAGGTGTCCGGTTCGGACCAGGTGCATGGCCCCGTCGATCGCGGCTTCACACGCGCGCTGCAGGTTCAAGATGATGGCGTCCTGCCGCATACAGTCCTCGGCGAACTCGGCTTCATGGCCGATGTAGTCTTCGGCAATCCGCTTCAGGCAGCGCTCGATGATGGCCGCCTTCGCCAATAAGACATCATCCACCATACACGCTTCCCCGCGCGAGAATGTCCGCCACCAGCGCCCGGCGCTCCTCGTTGAACCGAGCGTACGAGGAGAACACGTAGTCCTCAAACACACTGCCCGCGCGCTCGTCGGCGCAATACAACCGCTCGCCGTACGCCACGATTTGAGCGCGAAGGATCGTGGGAGCTTTGAGCAGGTCCACCAAATCAACCTGACGCCCTGCCACATCGCTCAGGGCCCCGCTGAGTTTGAGCATAGTGTCAAACGTCAGAGGCCGAGCAGGCAGGACAGCCAGATCCACATCGCTGTCTGGCCGCTCGTGCTGAGTTCCGGCAGAACCGTAGCGGTAGATCGCCACCACGTCCGGAAGTCCGTCGCGAATGCAACGGACCGCTGCGTCAAAATTGCGAGTCATGCAGACCTCGACGGTTAGGGCGAAGAAGGCGATTCACCACATGAGCGCTGGGAGCGCGCCCGCCACTTATACCGCAGACTGCAGCGGGACTCAAGCGGACCCCATTCGGCCCTTCATGGACGGGCTCCTATGCGTTTCAGGGCGTGCGCCACGTCCAGCACCCAGGTCCCGTCCGGCAGTTTGTAGCCGGCCTTGGTCCGACACACGATCATCTTCTCCTTCACGCGTCCCTTTTCCGCGGTCCCGAACGCCCGCAGTCCCGCGGCATCCGCCGGCTCGGGCTGCTCCTTCCATTTGCACTCGATCGCCACCAGCGCCCCGGCCGCGCGCTCGATCACCAGGTCCACCTCCGGCCCGCCCGCGGTGCGCCAGTAGCCCACGAGCGCGGTATCGGCGCGGCCGGCGGCTTGGCGCACGATTTGCCCGAACACGTGCGATTCCCAGAACGCGCCGACGAGTGCGGACGTTGTCAGCGCGCGCTCGGAACGAAATCCTGCGAGGAACGCGGCCAGTCCCGTGTCCAGAAACGCGAGCTTGGGCGCCTTGACCAGTCGCTTGGTGCGGTTGCTGAAATAGGGCTCGATCAGCGCCACGACCCCGGAGGTCTGCAACAGGCCCAGCCATTTCCTGGCCGTGTTCGGTGCGACGCCGGTGTCACGAGCCAAGTCCGAGGAGTTGAGCACCTGCGAGGTTCGCAGCGCGCACGCGCGCAGGAAGCGATTGAACTCGGGAAGGTCCGCCACCCGCATGACATTGCGCACGTCACGTTCCAGGTAGGTGGCCACATACGCCGGAAACCACAGATCAGGGTCGGCGCCGGTGTGCAGTTCCGGGTACCCTCCAAGAAACAGGTACCGGGTCTCATCGATCGCGTAGTCCGCAGCAGACAACTCGGCCTTAGATAGCGTGTACAGGTTGAGCACACCACAGCGCCCGGCCAGACTCTCCGACACGCCCTGCATCAGCGCAAACACCTGGGAGCCGGTCAGCAGATATTGGCCGGGCGAGCGGTCCCGGTCGATCCTGACCTTGAGGTGCTTGAGCAGCGAGGGTGCGTACTGAATCTCGTCGATGACCACCGGCGCCGGGTACTCTTCGAGCAGCGCGTCAGGCGCGGTGCGCGCGGCCTCGGCGTTGGCCGGCAAATCGAGACTCAGGTAGGAAGCGCGCGGATAGAGATGGCGCAGCAGCGAGGTCTTGCCCGTCTGCCGAGCGCCGGTCACCAACACGGCCGGGAACTGCCGGGCCATGCGCCGCACGAGCGACTCCGACTCTCTGGCAATCCACATGCCGATATTATGCAGTCAGACTGCAAATTATGCAAGACGGCAATCCGCCCCTACGACGGGGTGTTCATCCGAACAAATCCGTTGCAGGCACGTCACGAAGCCGCGCAAACCGCTGATCCTTGGCCGACAGGACCGGCTGCGACACCGGCCACGCAATCCCGATCTCCGGGTCGTTCCACAGGATCCCCCGCTCGTCGTCCGGCGCATAGAGATTGGTGCACTTGTACATGAAATCGGCCGAGTCGCTCAGCACGCAGAACCCGTGGGCAAAGCCGGGCGGGATGTAGAATTGTCTAGGCTCCTCGCCTGACAGCCGCTCGCCGTGCCACTTGCCGAACGTGGGCGAGCTCCGGCGAATATCCACCGCCACGTCGAAGACCTCGCCGCGCACCACCCACACCAATTTGCCCTGCGGCCGCTTGAGTTGATAGTGCAGCCCGCGCAGCGTGCCTTTGACCGAGTGCGAAGTGTTGTCCTGCACGAACGGCCCGGTAATTCCGGCCTCGGCGTACCGCCGCGCGTGGTACGTTTCCCAAAAGAACCCGCGGCTGTCGCGAAAGACCTTGGGCTCGATGACCAGCAAGCCGGCAAGCGGCGTCTCTTTGACGTTCACGGGGCCTCGGAAACCACCATCCGTGCGGTTTCGACGACGTGGTAGGCACCCTCGCGTGCTTTTTTGGCGTCATCCACGTCGTACTCTTCGGTCGGAATGAAGTCTATATCCCCATAGAACGAGAGCTCGCGGTCTTTTCTGAGCTCCTTGGAAATTTCGGCCAACCGATCGACTCGAGCCGACACCTCGGCAACAAATCGGCCGCGATGTTCTTTCAGAAACGAACCGACGTCATGGACTTTTGGCGGTTCGATTCCGACCGAACGAAGCATCGCCTTCAACGCGAGTTCGACGACTTCCTGCGCTTCTCGAATGACGTCGGAGTACGCTCCGTTCCGGAGCAGCACGTCCAGGATTTCGAGACGAGCCATCGCTTTTTTGAGATAGCTCCTCGCCAGCGAGCCGCTCGTCATAATATCTCGAAGACTTCACCAGGCTTATAGTCCGGCTTCAGGTCCCAATACCAGGCGTTACCTTTCCAGATCCGTTTGGATCCCAGTTCAGTCATCCTCCTCCGCAAGCGATCCAGCCTTCTCGCGAACGCGCCGTCTCGGTCGAACAGGATCTTGGCGTCCTCCACCATATCGAAGAAGAGAGGACTCCCGATTTCCACTTCCTCCGGAGTCTTAAACACCACCGAGAGTTCCGTCGTGACGCCGAGGCCTGCGAGGCGCCGCATCTCGGGCTCCAAGAGCCGCTCCACGTCCTGGAACTCTATGCGACGGCGAGGCTGCCCTTTAGGCAACCCCCGGGCGACGACCAGCAGATCGACATCCGAGTCGAACCGCATGGTGCCTCGTGCCACTGATCCGTATACGACGACACTCACCAAACGGTCGCCGTACACGGCTTTGACCGCATCGAGTACTCGCTCCTGAAGGGACGCGAACGCCTCGTGTAACGTGCCCATGCCGGGGACAATACTCTATTCCCGAAAGGAGTTCAACGGACTGGGTTCTGGAAAGCCGCGACCACCCGCTTCAGTCCCGCCTTGATGTTCACCCTGGGTTTGTACCCCAGGAGCGCGTCGGCGCGCGTCAGACCGGCCAGGGAGTGTTTCACGTCGCCGGGCCGGGGATCCACGTATTCGGGTTTGGCGGAGACTTTCAACAACCGCGCGATCTCGGTGTACAGCGCATTGATCGTGGTGCGGTCGCCGTACGCGATGTTCATGGCTTCGCCCAGCGCGTGTTTGCTGCGGCACGCGAGCAGGTTGGCGCGCACGCAATCGTCGATGAACGTGAAGTCACGCGACTGCTTGCCGTCACCGTAGATCGTCACGGGCCGGCCCGATGCCAGCGCCGACACGAATCGCGGAATCACGGCCGCGTATTGCGACTCAGGGTCCTGCCTGGGACCGTAAATGTTGAAGTACCGGAGCGCCACGGTGGGCAGACCGTACGCCCGATAAAAGACCTTGCAGAACTGTTCGCCGGCCAGCTTGCTCACGGCATAGGGCGACAGCGGGTTGGTCGGGAGCGACTCCACCTTGGGCAGCACCGCCGTATCCCCATACACGGACGACGATGACGCGTACACGAACCGTTTGACCTTGGCCTCTTTGGCCGCCCACAACATATTAAGCGTGCCAGTGACATTGACCGCGGTCGTGCCCACCGGGTCGGCCACGGATCGAGGGACGGAGGGCAGCGCGGCCTGGTGCAGGACATAGTCCACCCCCGCCACGGCCTCCGCGCAAGTCTTGGGATCGCGGATGTCGCCTTCGATCACCGTCAGCCTCGGATCGCCCGGAGCGACCTTGCACCGGGCCATGACCGCATCGAGATTCGCGCGCTTCCCCGTCGCAAAGTTGTCGAGGACTCGGACAGTGTGGCCCTTGGTCAACAGGGTCTCTACCAGGTGAGAACCGATGAAGCCGGCGCCGCCGGTGACCAAGTACCGTGATCCGCCGATAAGGCGCGACTGCTGCGTTGTCATCTCAGTCTGCCCGGAACCTGCGAAAGGCCACCCCCTCCCTTGCCCTCCCCCGTTGAGGGGGAGGGTGCCTTGTCGAGGGTGCGCCAGAGGGTCAAACGTTCGCCCCTTCCCCTCCCTCTTGCGGGGGAGGGGAGGGTGGGGGGTGCATTGTCATGCCGCCGGGTGAGCCGCTGGTTCTGATGCCGGATTGCATCATAACTTGACGATCTTTCCCCGTCCCTCTTTCACATTCTTCGTGGCATTTCGCGTATCGATCACCAGCTTGGCCTGCTTGACCATCGCCTTGTAGTCGAACGCGCGGTGGTCGGTCACGATCACCACGGCGTCATAACCAGACAGAGCATCCGGTTTGACGGATTTGAGTGTCCGCCCGTCGCCCACGTCCAATGACGCCACGTGCGGATCGGTGTAGGCCACCTTGGCTCCTTTGGATTCGAGGAGGCGGATGATGTCGAGGGCGGGTGACTCGCGCACGTCGTCCACGTCGCGCTTGTACGCCACGCCCGCGATCAGCAGCTTGGACCCGTTCACGCTCTTCTTGACTCCGTTCAGCGCGTCGGCCACCAGCTCCACCACGTGCTCGGGCATCTTGGTGTTGATCTCGCTCGCCAGCTCGATGAACCGGGCGTTGTAGTTGAAGGCTTTGAGCTTCCATGAGAGATACAACGGGTCGATCGGGATGCAGTGCCCGCCCAACCCCGGTCCGGGGTAGAACGGCATGAACCCGAACGGCTTGGTGGAGGCCGCGTCGATGACTTCCCACGCGTCGATCCCCAGGGTCCGGCACATGAGCGCCACTTCGTTCGCCAAGCCGATGTTGATGGCGCGGAACGTGTTCTCGAGCAGCTTCACCATCTCAGCGGCCTGCGTCGAGCTCACTGGAATGACGGTATCGACCGCGTGGCGGTAGAGCGCGACCGCGCGTTTGGTGCACTCGGGAGTGACGCCGCCGATGATCTTCGGGGTGTTCCGCGTGTGGAAGGTCGGGTTGCCCGGATCCACGCGCTCAGGCGAAAACGCCAGAAAAAAATCCTTGCCGACCTTGCGCCCGTCCCTGGCCAGCTCCGAGAGCATGACCTCGTTGGTGGTGCCGGGATACGTGGTGCTCTCCAGCACCACGAGCTGGCCTTGCGGCAGGTACTTGGCGACCTGCTCGGTCGCAGCCGCGATAAAGGAAATGTCCGGGTCTTTGGTCTTTCGCAACGGCGTCGGGACGCAGATGCTGACCGCGTCGACCTTCCGGAGCGCGGAGAAATCGGTCGTGGCCGTCAACCGCCCCTTCGAGACCACGGAGCGAAGATCCTGATCCCGGACGTCCTGGATATACGAGCGCTGGTCGGAAATCGCCTTGATCTTCTTGGGGTCCACGTCGATCCCGACCACGGAGAACCCCGCCTTCGCAAACTCCACGGCCAGCGGGAGCCCGACGTAGCCCAGGCCGATAACGCCGATGGTGGCGGTCTTGTTGTTGATGTCGTCGAGTGTTGGCACAATTTCCCCTTTTACCCTGGAAAGAGTTGCTCCCCGTAGAGCCGGCGACGCTTTGCGCTGCGAATGTACTCTACGAAAAACGCAAGGACCGCGAACCCGAACAGCCCCACCATCGCAGCCAGCACGACCACGATCAGCCGCCGCGGGCCGACTGGAACCGTAGGCAGCACCGGCGCGCTGCGGACCTTGGTGTTCTCCGAGCGTGTGCGCGACGCGGCCAGTTCCACGATCCGATTTTCATAGTCCGCGCGTTGGCCGGCCATCTGGGTCAGCGAGCTTTCCACGTCATAGATGTCGGTTTGCGCTTTGCGACCGCGGAGCTCGCTCTCATTGCGCTCCCGGTAGAGCTCGTCCAGGTGCATTTGCCTACTCTGAAACAAGGTCTGCTCCCACAAAGCTTCCGATGCGTTGGGTTTGGCCTCGGACAGGCGGGTCCGCGCCTGGCTCATCTCACTCTCCAGGCGCGAGATGTTACGCTCCACTGTTTCCCGGTATTTGGACTCCCCGACCATTTGCGCCCGGAGGTCCGTGATCTGGCGTTTGAGCGTCTCTTGCTGCAATCCCGCCACGTGATTCTTCTCCCGAAGGCTCTCCTGCTCGCGATCAATGATCGCCAGCCCAGCCTGGTACTGTCGCGAGTGCTCGTCGACCAATTCATTGGCCAGAAACGTCAGGCCATCGACGACCTGCTGCGGATCGGAGAGTCTAAGCGAGAGTTCCACCAATGTCGTGGCTGCGACGTCGAGATCGTTCTTGATGACTTTCACCTTCAGCGCGTTGCGCATCGCAGACAGCGTGAGCTTATCTGCACCAAGATGACTGCGCAGTTTTTCGAGCATGGCGTCGCCGGTCAGGACCTGGGAAATGGTCTTGGGGTCCTCGATCAGTCCGAGGCGTGTCTCCCCAGCGCTGGCAGCCGTGAAGACGGTGCCGACCTTGAGCAGGAGAGACGCTTGGTAGCTCTTGGGCGTGACCAGCCCGTACACGACGGCGAGCGCCACCAATGCAGCGGTGCCGAGGCCGATGAGCCAACGGTGCTTCCACAACACCTCGAGGTAGTCGATCAGCTCGACCTGCTCCTCTTGGGCCGTTGTCGGAACGTCTTCGGTAACAGGCGTCATGCGTCAGCGCGTCTCCCCCACCAGTCACCGAGCGTGTACGGGTCGTCCGTGGGTACGGACGGCGGTTCGGCGGGGGATCAAGAACGGCCGATTGTAGCAGAGCCGCGACGGCACAGGCAAGACACGTTCCGGGGTTTCTTGTCATTTTTTTACGGGATGGCAATTCCCTTCGAAACGTGGCATACTGCGCTCCGTTTTCGTTTCCCGATACACCATCGTGGGAGGGCTCTTGATGTCGCGCAGCGATTCCCACCACGCTCCTCCACCGTTTCGAGAAGAATCCCCGCAGTTTACTGATCCCGAGCCAACGATCGCGGATTACGTATTGGTGCTGGCGCGGCGCAAACGGCTGATTGCGATCATCGTGGCGATCAGCGTCACGGCCGGGCTCGCCCACGCCCTGCTGGCAACCCGCTCCTACACGGTCCAAACCGCCATCGAGATCGGACGCGTCAACGGCGAGAAGCTCATCGATCCGCCGGAGACCATCCTAGCCAAGCTGAGCCACGCGTACATTCCGGATGTCGTCCATACCTATCGGGCTCTGCACCCCGATGCACCGAACGCCAAGGTCACGGCCAAGATCCCGAAGGGGAGCGAAGTCGTGGTCCTGGAGACTCGGGGGCCTCTCGATCACGAGTCGACCTACCGGTCGCTCCACGAAGCCATCTCCCAACGGCTCGTCAGCGACCACCAGCGCACGGCCGACCAGACGATTCGGCAGTACGAATCCGATCTATCGCGTGCCAAACTCAAGCTCGACGAGTTGTCGGATCGTCGCGTGTTCATGGTGCAGGAGAAGCTTCTGCAAGGCGAGATCGAACGAGCCCAGTTGCGTTTGGAAGGCCTCAAGGACCAGGCCAAGCTGATCGAGACCGAAGCCAAACGATTCGACGCGACCAAGAAACTCCTCACCCAGCAGGTGGCTGATTTGCGCGCCGACATTGCCTCAGCCAGCAACCATCGTACCCAAGCGGCACCGGATGCCACGGACGGCGCGCGGGCCATGACCCTGCTGATGCTGGACAGCCAGATCGTGGACAGCCGCTCGCGCCTCAGAACGCTGGAGGAGCGGCTTTACATCTCTCTGGAAAATGACCGCGAGAAGCTGCTCAAACAATTGGCGGACATCCGCAGAGACCAGGAAGCGCAACTGGCATCTCTCGGTGAACTGGGTAGCAAACTCGTCAAACTGCGCGTGGACAACGAGCGCGAAAAAGCGCTTCAACAGCAAGTCATTACGGACATCGAAACCAAACTGACCGGCATCCGTACTACGGTAGTTCTGACGCCACCCGCCAGACTGCCGGACCCCGCGGGCGTTGGCCGCGGCACGATTGTCGCGCTTTACGCCTTATTGGGATTGATGGCGGGCGTATTCACCGCGTTTCTGGCAGAGTTCCTCCAGCAGGCGAGGTCACGGAGGTACCCTGCCGGCAACGGGGCGCAGGCCGAACACCTGGACACGGACGTGGAAACGGAAGCCGTCATGTGGGGAAGACGCTAAACGAGCAGATCGCCTACCGCAACTCGGCATAAACGCCAAGCGGGGCCGAATCTTACGGGCGATCAGCTCGACTGCTCCTCGCGCGCGCCGTCCACCATGTTGACCTTCGGCTCCTCTTCAGCAACCGGCCCCATGTTCCTCACCAGAGTGTCCGAATGGACGCGGTCACGACGTGCCCGTCGTCTCCAGATGGTTCGCCGGGCTGCTCGATCCGCGTGTATCGATACTCCAATTGGCCGGATGCGGTCGGCGCGTCGTATGAAAGCCGCGCTCCCGCGCTCCGTCCCGAGGTTTCCCCGGGGCCGAACACGCCGCTCTGCACGCCGTCGTACAGCGCGCCGAGCGCCCATTCCGGCGTGAAACGGCGCTCGATCTCCAGGCTCAGCATCCTGGCGTCGGTTCCCATGGGATGACCGATCACGAATCCGTGGTAGGTATAACCCGACCGATAGACCGCGTGTTGATACCACACCCCGGCCACGTTCGCGAAGGCATTGTCGGCATACTCACCGCGCAGCTCCCACCGTGACGAGCCGAACAGCTTGGGTAGGTACACCCCCGCGACCACGGCCGGATGCGACGGCAGCCATTTGGCGTGGTCCTCGCCCCCCCACTCCGCGTAGAACTCGAGGGGCTGCCGGCGCCAAGGGATCCTCACCGTTACGTCGGCCCCGGCCAATTGGTTGCCTGGATTGCGTTGGTCGTTCTCCCCGCGCGCCCGAATCACGTCCCAGAGCAGATCCGCCGTAAGCGGGCGCCCTTCGCCGCCGAACATCGCGGTTCTCGCAAGGCCGACCTCCAGCAGACGATGCGGCCGGAAGGCAAGGCGCAATCCGGCCAGATAGGGCTTGGGGATGGCCGCGCGATCGGCTTCGAGCCTGGTGACGAAGAGATGAACGGACGTTGCGCCGATCCATTTGAGGCGCCACGGCCGGCTCGGCTCCAGGCGCACCAGGTCGAACGGCCTGGCATAGTCTGTCAGCAGCAATGAGCCCCGAAAACCCGGGCCCCACCACATCGCCTCGCGCCCCACGGTCAGCGCCAGACCGGCGCCGGCAATGGACAGGTACGCTGCGCGGGTTGCGAAATCCAAATCGTCGGTCGCGCCGACCGGGTAACGAATCTCGGGGTGGTACCCCCACGCCGCCCATGGTCCCAGCGATCCGCCCAGCTCCACGCCCGCGCGGACATTGCCTCCGTCGTTGAATCGATCGCCCAACCGTTCGATGCCGGTCGGGACCGGCGGTCCTTCTCCCACCACGACCCGGCCGTCGAGCACCACGTCCGTGACCGACCCCAGCGACGCCAGCCGGCGTTCAATGGCCCGGACATCGGCGGCGATCCATGGATCGGACCCGGTCTCGGCGTTCGCGCGAATCTCGCGGACAATCGAACCCAGGGCCCCCCGCGAGAGCGGCTTGGTCTTGAGCAGGGCCTCGTTGATGACGCCCAGAGCCGCCAACCGCTCCAAACCCCGATACACCGGGTCATGGATGGGCAGGTGGGGCTCGGCGGCGAACACCGGATGAACGGCGAGCAGCGCGATCGCAACCGCCGCAACTCTCACCCGTTCTCGTAGCCGTTCGACGCGGGTCGCCCGTTGAAGGATCGGTGCTCGCGAAGGCTTTTGACGTACTCCCGGACAAACACGACCACCAATGCCGCGAACCCCGACAGGATGCCTGCGAGAACCATGTTGAGCAACATCCTGGGACCGATGGGCTTACGCGGCGGGACCGCCTCGTCCAAGATCTGGAAGTTCATGCTGATCGAGCGCTCGTTGAGGAATCGACCGGCCGACGAGACCGTGGCATTGGCAATGGCCGCTGCCATCTCCGGATCGCGCCACTGGGCGCGTACCGTGATGACCCCGCGACCCGGCCCGCTGACCTTGACGATCCGTTTCTGCACCGCCTCGATCGCTTCATCCCTGGTCGGTTTCTTCCCGGTCGCCTGAGCCAGCGCCGCTTCAAGCCCCAACTCGTCCACCACCATGCCGGCGACACGCCGGCTCTGGAGCACGGCCACGAGCTTATCGCTCGAGTTTTCGATACCCAACCTTCCTCCCAGTGACCCTGCGAGCGCGGATGACAGGCTGCCGCCGCGATCCTGCTCGAACGGCATGATCGTGGTCTGCGCAGAAAACGTCTTGGGGATAGTCACGCTCGCCCCGAGCGCGGCGGTTGTGGCGAGCGCCACCAGCGTCACAATCAACCACCGCCCTCCCCACACGACGCGTGCATAGTCCTGCAGGGTCGGCTCCCAATCCTCATGGGTCGCGAGTTGGGCCTCCCGCTCGTGTTCGATCTCGACGGTTTCAGAGCGATACGGCATGCTTGACTAGAAAACCACCACGAGCGCCGCGATGGCGATCCCAAATTGCCCCACGATCGTGGCAATGTCACGCCAGAACGGCAAGGGGCGATATTTGGCTTCCATTTCAGGCGGCACCAGAATGGCGTCTCCGGCCTCGATGGCTTTGATCTCATCCGGGCTGACCGAGGAGCCGTCGGCTTTGACCACGTATACGGCTTTGCGGTCGGCGTTGGGGAGAAACCCGCCGGCCAACGCCACATAGTCGTCGATCGAACGCCCCTGCTGGGCCATGACCGCGGTGGGATTGCGCACGCTGCCGATGATCGACACCGACGACGGCGGGGGCGGCACCACCAGATGATCCCCGTCCTCGAGCAGCAAGTCGTTGGGCGTGCCCTCCAGCTCGGCCGGATCGGCCAATCGGATCACCACGCGTCCCAGCGCGGTCTCCGACGCCAGCATCTTGACCGCGTCCTGGCGCGTGGCCAACTCGAAGCGGGCCGCTTCGGCCTCGTCCTTCGACAAACCGCCCATGGCCAAGGAAGCAGCCTCGGCCGTGATCCGCTGCTCGTGCGAAGCCGTGAATTCCCGCAACTGGCGTTCCTGGCTTTCGCGCACGCTCTTGCGCGTGAACACCGCGCCCCGCAAGTACGCCTTCTCAGTGAACCCTCCGGCCCGCCGGACCAAGGAGCTGAGCCGCTCGCCGGGCTGCATCACGTAGGTCCCGGGATACGGGATCTCTCCCTGGATCGTCACTCGATACTGCCGCTTGAGCTCGCCGACCTGCTTGATGAGCAACTCGTCCTCCCCTTGCAGGATGACATTCTGGTCGGGATCGTCGGCCAACACCCGATCCGGATCCAGGGGAATCACGTTGCGGACAACCTGCCCGTCGATGCCCGTGGCCGAGACCCGGACCAGCTCCGCCTCCCGCAACGCGGACTCGCGGGTGAGGCCCCCTTCGAACATCAGGTCGCGGACACGCATGCCCTTGAGCAAGGGGTACACGCCCGGCTTTTTCACCTCGCCGCGAACCGCGACCTGCGGCAGGGCCTTGGCGTCGCTCTTGGTGTAGACCACCACCTCGTCGTCCGGCTGCAGCACGGTGTTCTCGGACCCTTCGCCTTCCAGCAACCGGTCGAGCCGGAAGTAGAGGATCGTGCGCTCGAAGGCGGCGTCTTCCTTGGGCGTTTTCCGCCGGATCTCGGCCCGCGCCACGAACGCATCCTCGGTGGGGTCGCCGGCCTGCCGTATCAGCTCCAGCACCTTCATGTCCTCGTAGAGTTGGTAGCGCCCGGGGTGCCGAACCGCCCCGGTAACGGTCACGACCTGTGGACCATGGAACCGCGACGCGGGATAGACGCGGAGCTCGTCGCGATCCCGCAACTCGAGATTGTGGCGGGGATTGCCAGCCATCATCTGCTCGATGCTGAACGAGACGACGGTCCTGGTCATGGTGGGATACTCGTAGCGGATGATCTCGCTGTAATCGAGCGACGGTTCCGGCAGGAGTTGGTCGTACCTCGCAATGACGTCGCGGACGCGCATGCCGGGCCTGAACTCGTACTCCCCCGGACGCACCACGTGACCGCGCAGCCGCACCACGTGCCGCTGGACGGGGTCGATCGGCGCGAGCCGCACCACGTCCATGTTCTGAATCGGAAACTCGGCTGCCTCATCGACCCGCGACAGGTCCACATCGACCACGATGCGTTTTTCGTGCGCGA containing:
- a CDS encoding nucleotide sugar dehydrogenase, encoding MPTLDDINNKTATIGVIGLGYVGLPLAVEFAKAGFSVVGIDVDPKKIKAISDQRSYIQDVRDQDLRSVVSKGRLTATTDFSALRKVDAVSICVPTPLRKTKDPDISFIAAATEQVAKYLPQGQLVVLESTTYPGTTNEVMLSELARDGRKVGKDFFLAFSPERVDPGNPTFHTRNTPKIIGGVTPECTKRAVALYRHAVDTVIPVSSTQAAEMVKLLENTFRAINIGLANEVALMCRTLGIDAWEVIDAASTKPFGFMPFYPGPGLGGHCIPIDPLYLSWKLKAFNYNARFIELASEINTKMPEHVVELVADALNGVKKSVNGSKLLIAGVAYKRDVDDVRESPALDIIRLLESKGAKVAYTDPHVASLDVGDGRTLKSVKPDALSGYDAVVIVTDHRAFDYKAMVKQAKLVIDTRNATKNVKEGRGKIVKL
- a CDS encoding Wzz/FepE/Etk N-terminal domain-containing protein, which encodes MTPVTEDVPTTAQEEQVELIDYLEVLWKHRWLIGLGTAALVALAVVYGLVTPKSYQASLLLKVGTVFTAASAGETRLGLIEDPKTISQVLTGDAMLEKLRSHLGADKLTLSAMRNALKVKVIKNDLDVAATTLVELSLRLSDPQQVVDGLTFLANELVDEHSRQYQAGLAIIDREQESLREKNHVAGLQQETLKRQITDLRAQMVGESKYRETVERNISRLESEMSQARTRLSEAKPNASEALWEQTLFQSRQMHLDELYRERNESELRGRKAQTDIYDVESSLTQMAGQRADYENRIVELAASRTRSENTKVRSAPVLPTVPVGPRRLIVVVLAAMVGLFGFAVLAFFVEYIRSAKRRRLYGEQLFPG
- a CDS encoding capsule assembly Wzi family protein, giving the protein MRVAAVAIALLAVHPVFAAEPHLPIHDPVYRGLERLAALGVINEALLKTKPLSRGALGSIVREIRANAETGSDPWIAADVRAIERRLASLGSVTDVVLDGRVVVGEGPPVPTGIERLGDRFNDGGNVRAGVELGGSLGPWAAWGYHPEIRYPVGATDDLDFATRAAYLSIAGAGLALTVGREAMWWGPGFRGSLLLTDYARPFDLVRLEPSRPWRLKWIGATSVHLFVTRLEADRAAIPKPYLAGLRLAFRPHRLLEVGLARTAMFGGEGRPLTADLLWDVIRARGENDQRNPGNQLAGADVTVRIPWRRQPLEFYAEWGGEDHAKWLPSHPAVVAGVYLPKLFGSSRWELRGEYADNAFANVAGVWYQHAVYRSGYTYHGFVIGHPMGTDARMLSLEIERRFTPEWALGALYDGVQSGVFGPGETSGRSAGARLSYDAPTASGQLEYRYTRIEQPGEPSGDDGHVVTASIRTLW
- a CDS encoding Wzz/FepE/Etk N-terminal domain-containing protein is translated as MPYRSETVEIEHEREAQLATHEDWEPTLQDYARVVWGGRWLIVTLVALATTAALGASVTIPKTFSAQTTIMPFEQDRGGSLSSALAGSLGGRLGIENSSDKLVAVLQSRRVAGMVVDELGLEAALAQATGKKPTRDEAIEAVQKRIVKVSGPGRGVITVRAQWRDPEMAAAIANATVSSAGRFLNERSISMNFQILDEAVPPRKPIGPRMLLNMVLAGILSGFAALVVVFVREYVKSLREHRSFNGRPASNGYENG